The following are encoded in a window of Lacinutrix sp. WUR7 genomic DNA:
- a CDS encoding CdaR family protein, with translation MIKKIKSEILSFIKTKKINIFLLFLALAFGILLLTKLSKSYTNTFVFTIDKINIPEEEVIINDSSQVLEITLKTYGFDLLQYHFSKPKISIDFSKHIDKTDSAYIWSKNKGFSALHKQFNKNIELVNIVPDSLWFTYDVNAVKTVPVKLLSKISYSPGYNLTNTIVLEPDSIKIIGAKAILDKIDKIETDTVVLTNVKQNISKFTNLNFQGLDNDLKFSVNKVALKAKVEKYTEGTLPITVQIINVPIDVKLKHFPKKVNVSYYTSLANFNTIEAKDFRVICDYSKLVKGQSYLIPELDKKPESVKHYKIKQDYIEFIIAE, from the coding sequence ATCCTTTATAAAGACTAAGAAGATCAATATCTTTTTATTGTTTTTAGCATTAGCTTTTGGAATTTTATTACTTACAAAATTATCTAAGAGTTACACAAATACCTTTGTTTTTACTATTGATAAAATCAATATTCCAGAAGAGGAAGTCATTATTAATGATAGCAGTCAAGTGTTAGAAATTACTTTAAAAACCTATGGTTTCGATTTGTTACAATACCATTTTTCTAAACCTAAAATTAGCATCGATTTTTCGAAACATATCGATAAAACAGATTCTGCTTATATCTGGAGTAAAAACAAAGGGTTTTCTGCATTGCATAAACAATTTAATAAAAATATAGAGCTTGTTAATATCGTTCCAGATAGTTTATGGTTTACTTATGATGTCAATGCCGTTAAAACGGTTCCTGTTAAATTACTCTCAAAAATAAGTTATAGTCCTGGTTACAACCTTACCAATACTATTGTTTTAGAGCCTGATTCAATTAAAATTATAGGAGCAAAGGCCATCCTAGATAAAATAGATAAAATAGAAACAGACACTGTTGTTTTAACGAATGTAAAACAGAACATTTCAAAATTCACAAATTTAAATTTTCAAGGTTTAGATAATGATTTAAAGTTTTCTGTAAATAAAGTTGCTCTTAAAGCTAAAGTGGAAAAATATACGGAAGGTACATTGCCAATTACGGTACAAATAATTAATGTGCCCATAGATGTAAAGTTAAAGCACTTCCCTAAAAAAGTAAACGTTTCTTATTACACAAGTTTGGCTAATTTTAATACTATAGAAGCCAAAGATTTTAGGGTAATTTGTGACTATAGCAAATTAGTAAAAGGACAATCTTATTTAATCCCAGAGCTCGATAAAAAACCAGAATCTGTGAAGCATTATAAAATTAAGCAAGATTATATAGAATTTATTATTGCAGAATAA